From one Salmo salar chromosome ssa09, Ssal_v3.1, whole genome shotgun sequence genomic stretch:
- the LOC106611687 gene encoding protocadherin alpha-8-like produces the protein MGRRRHTERVWILCVALLCLFDWSAAQISYSVSEEVDKGTFVGNLAKDLNLNVQELESRGLRIVSGHKKRYFEANLKTGIMFVEERIDREELCPNTVKCSLNIEAILSHPTQLHRVEIDILDINDNVPSFLERIHILNITEAAFPGERYPLPIANDADTGSNSVNSYKLSPNEHFSLDVQSGGEQSVSAELVLQKALDREKQPVIQLTLTAVDGGKIPRSGTLLITVNVEDVNDNAPSFSKPLYKVSVPENVSSGTAIITLTATDLDEGVNSEIMYSLIGRGSLSHSDTFAINSDTGIITVKKTMDHEVTAAYEIRAEATDRGHTARKTYCKVLVEVIDVNDNVPEISVTSLISPVKEDAEIGTVVALVTVTDKDGGKNGLTNCKLVGSVPFNLRSNYKNYYSLVVDGPLDRESASQYNVTITATDEGTPPLSSTSVITVHVSDVNDNAPRFSEPIINVYVKENSPVGDVIYTISAFDRDSDENAKMTYSLLDKSVSVSSSVNINSDTGDIISLQSFNYEEMKTFQFKVQATDSGAPPLSSNVTVNVFILDENDNSPGILAPYSEHGSVNAENVPYSAEAGYFVAKIRAVDADSGYNALLSYHISEPKGTNLFRIGTSSGELRTKRRMSDNDLKTHPLLVLVSDNGEPSLSATVSIDVVVVESTGEIQTQFRNVPRKEENFSDLNLYLLIAISSVSVIFLLSLISLIAVKCHRTEDSFRRYSAPMITTHPDGSWSYSKSTQQYDVCFSSDTLKSDVVVFPAPYPPADAELISINGNDTFNRTQTLPNKEEVRVIHCANIYVFNS, from the coding sequence ATGGGTCGTCGAAGACATACAGAACGCGTTTGGATCCTGTGCGTCGCGTTGCTTTGTTTATTTGACTGGTCTGCAGCGCAGATCTCTTACTCCGTTTCAGAGGAGGTGGACAAAGGCACGTTTGTGGGGAATCTGGCTAAGGATTTAAACCTTAATGTTCAGGAACTGGAGTCGAGGGGTCTAAGGATTGTATCGGGACATAAGAAGAGGTATTTTGAGGCTAATTTGAAGACAGGAATTATGTTCGTTGAGGagaggatagacagagaggagcttTGTCCAAATACGGTGAAGTGCTCCTTAAATATAGAAGCCATATTGAGCCATCCTACTCAGCTCCACCGAGTTGAAATTGATATTTTAGACATAAATGATAATGTACCATCTTTCCTCGAAAGAATACATATACTTAATATCACCGAGGCGGCATTTCCTGGTGAGCGATATCCACTACCTATAGCGAATGACGCAGATACGGGCAGTAACTCCGTAAACAGCTACAAGCTGAGCCCGAATGAACACTTCTCCCTGGATGTACAGAGCGGTGGAGAGCAGAGTGTGTCTGCTGAGTTAGTGCTGCAGAAAGCTTTAGACCGAGAGAAACAGCCCGTTATCCAGCTCACACTGACCGCTGTAGATGGAGGAAAAATTCCTAGATCCGGGACATTACTGATCACAGTAAATGTGGAAGACGTTAATGATAATGCACCTTCATTTAGCAAACCACTTTATAAGGTTAGCGTTCCTGAAAACGTTTCATCTGGTACAGCAATAATAACTCTCACCGCGACGGATCTTGACGAGGGCGTAAATAGCGAGATTATGTACTCACTAATAGGTCGAGGTAGTTTAAGTCACTCCGATACATTTGCTATAAATTCAGATACAGGCATAATTACTGTTAAGAAAACTATGGACCATGAGGTAACTGCCGCCTATGAAATTCGGGCTGAGGCGACGGACCGAGGGCACACCGCACGGAAAACGTATTGCAAAGTGTTAGTAGAAGTTATTGATGTCAATGACAATGTCCCTGAAATATCAGTGACGTCCCTCATCAGCCCAGTCAAAGAGGATGCTGAGATAGGGACAGTGGTCGCCTTGGTGACAGTAACTGATAAAGACGGAGGTAAAAACGGCCTCACCAATTGTAAGCTTGTTGGATCTGTTCCTTTTAATTTGAGATCGAATTATAAAAACTATTATTCGTTAGTGGTCGACGGGCCTCTGGACAGGGAGAGCGCTTCTCAGTATAATGTCACCATCACAGCTACTGATGAAGGGACCCCGCCTCTCTCCAGCACCAGCGTTATTACAGTACACGTTTCTGATGTAAATGACAACGCTCCTCGCTTCTCAGAACCCATTATTAATGTTTATGTGAAAGAGAACAGTCCGGTAGGAGACGTCATTTATACAATATCTGCTTTTGATCGAGATTCTGATGAAAATGCAAAGATGACGTATTCGTTATTAGATAAAAGCGTTTCAGTATCATCATCTGTAAATATAAACTCAGATACTGGAGATATAATCAGTCTGCAGTCTTTTAACTATGAGGAGATGAAAACTTTCCAGTTTAAAGTTCAGGCCACAGACTCTGGTGCTCCTCCACTCAGCAGCAACGTGACTGTGAACGTTTTTATCCTGGATGAGAATGACAACAGTCCTGGGATTCTCGCGCCCTATTCTGAACACGGCTCCGTTAACGCTGAGAACGTTCCCTATTCTGCTGAAGCGGGCTACTTTGTGGCCAAGATCAGGGCTGTAGACGCCGACTCTGGCTACAATGCGCTGCTTTCTTATCACATCTCTGAGCCCAAGGGAACCAACCTCTTCCGAATCGGAACCAGCAGCGGGGAACTGAGGACTAAGAGGAGAATGAGTGACAATGACCTGAAAACTCACCCGTTGCTCGTGTTGGTTTCTGATAACGGAGAACCCTCACTGTCAGCGACTGTGTCTATTGATGTAGTGGTGGTTGAAAGTACAGGTGAAATCCAGACTCAGTTCAGAAATGTACCGAGAAAGGAGGAGAACTTCTCTGATTTAAACCTGTATTTGCTGATCGCCATTTCCTCGGTATCAGTGATATTTTTACTGAGCCTCATCAGTTTAATAGCTGTAAAATGCCACAGGACAGAGGACAGTTTCAGAAGGTACAGCGCCCCAATGATCACCACACACCCTGACGGAAGCTGGTCTTACTCTAAATCTACTCAGCAGTATGACGTGTGTTTCAGCTCAGACACACTGAAGAGTGACGTAGTGGTTTTCCCCGCTCCGTATCCACCTGCAGATGCAGAACTGATCAGTATTAATGGAAATGACACGTTTAACAGGACTCAGACGTTACCCAACAAAGAGGAGGTAAGAGTAATACACTGCGCTAATATTTATGTGTTTAATTCATAG
- the LOC106611685 gene encoding protocadherin alpha-3-like: MAGLFTVSITDFLVLKHMPLFSVGFINLVQAAMGRRRQRERVWILCVALLCLFDWSAAQISYSVSEEVDKGTFVGNLAKDLNLNVQELESRGLRIVSGQSKRYFEANLKTGILYVNERIDREELCPNMVKCSLNIQAILSHPMLLHRIEVNIIDINDNAPSFLEKIHHLNVTELASPGERYLLPIPNDADTGSNSVNSYKLSPNEHFSLDVQSGGEQSVSAELVLQKALDREKQPVIQLTLTAVDGGKPPRSGTLQIIVNVIDVNDNSPIFSRPLYKVRVHENAHFGTAVLTLFATDLDEGVNSKIVYSFFKRGNWDPSIMFSINSDTGELTIKGNLDYEESPSYEIRVQATDQGHSRRSTHGKVLVEVIDVNDNSPEISVTSLMSPVKEDAEIGTVVALVTVTDKDSSKNGITNCKLTGSVPFKLKSNYKNYYSLVVDGPLDRESASQYNVTITATDEGTPPLSSTSVITVHVSDVNDNAPRFSEPVIHVYVKENSPVGDVIYTIYAFDTDSDENAKMTYSLLDKSVSISSSVNINSDTGDIISLQSFNYEEIKTFQFKVQATDSGAPPLSSNVTVNVFILDENDNSPGILAPYSEHGSVNAENVPYSAEAGYFVAKIRAVDADSGYNALLSYHISEPKGINLFRIGTSSGELRTKRRMSDNDLKTHPLLVLVSDNGEPSLSATVSIDVVVVESTGEIQTQFRNVPRKEENFSDLNLYLLIAISSVSVIFLLSLISLIAVKCHRTEDSFRRYSAPMITTHPDGSWSYSKSTQQYDVCFSSDTLKSDVVVFPAPYPPADAELISINGNDTFNRTQTLPNKEEVRVIHKWADLSIASYLYYSFELLAVK, from the coding sequence ATGGCTGGGCTGTTCACGGTCTCTATAACGGATTTTTTAGTTTTGAAGCATATGCCACTATTTTCTGTTGGATTTATTAATCTTGTACAAGCAGCGATGGGTCGTCGAAGACAAAGAGAACGCGTTTGGATCCTGTGCGTCGCGTTGCTTTGTTTATTTGACTGGTCTGCAGCGCAGATCTCTTACTCCGTTTCAGAGGAGGTGGACAAAGGCACGTTTGTGGGGAATCTGGCTAAGGATTTAAACCTTAATGTTCAGGAACTGGAGTCGAGGGGTCTAAGGATTGTATCAGGACAGAGTAAGAGGTATTTTGAGGCGAATTTGAAAACGGGGATTCTGTACGTTAACGAGAGGATAGACCGAGAGGAGCTTTGTCCGAATATGGTAAAGTGCTCTTTAAACATACAGGCCATATTGAGCCATCCTATGCTTCTCCACCGTATTGAGGTGAATATTATTGATATTAACGACAATGCTCCGTCTTTTCTTGAAAAAATACATCATTTGAATGTTACTGAATTAGCTTCTCCCGGTGAGAGATACCTGCTACCGATACCGAATGACGCAGATACGGGCAGTAACTCGGTAAACAGCTACAAGCTGAGCCCGAATGAACACTTCTCCCTGGATGTACAGAGCGGTGGAGAGCAGAGTGTGTCTGCTGAGTTAGTGCTGCAGAAAGCTTTAGACCGAGAGAAACAGCCCGTTATCCAGCTCACACTGACCGCTGTAGATGGAGGAAAACCTCCTAGATCCGGGACGTTACAGATCATTGTCAACGTAATAGATGTCAATGATAATTCTCCAATTTTTTCCCGGCCGCTTTATAAAGTACGTGTCCATGAAAATGCACATTTTGGGACAGCTGTTCTAACTCTCTTTGCAACAGATTTAGACGAGGGCGTAAATAGTAAAATAGTGTACTCTTTCTTTAAACGGGGTAATTGGGACCCATCCATTATGTTTAGCATCAATTCAGACACGGGTGAACTTACAATAAAAGGGAATTTGGATTATGAAGAAAGTCCTTCATACGAAATAAGAGTTCAAGCGACTGATCAAGGGCATTCTCGTCGTAGCACACACGGTAAAGTGTTAGTTGAAGTTATTGATGTCAATGACAATTCCCCAGAAATCTCAGTAACGTCACTCATGAGTCCAGTGAAAGAGGATGCTGAGATAGGGACAGTGGTCGCCTTAGTGACAGTGACAGATAAAGATAGTAGTAAAAATGGCATCACCAACTGTAAACTTACTGGGTCTGTCCCCTTTAAACTGAAGTCGAATTATAAAAACTATTATTCTTTAGTGGTCGATGGGCCTCTGGACAGAGAGAGCGCTTCTCAGTATAATGTCACCATCACAGCTACTGATGAAGGGACCCCGCCTCTCTCCAGCACCAGCGTTATTACAGTACACGTTTCTGATGTAAATGACAACGCTCCTCGCTTCTCAGAACCGGTGATTCATGTTTATGTGAAAGAGAACAGTCCGGTAGGAGACGTCATTTATACAATTTATGCATTTGATACAGATTCAGATGAAAACGCAAAGATGACGTATTCATTATTAGATAAAAGTGTTTCAATATCATCATCTGTAAATATAAACTCAGATACTGGAGATATAATCAGTCTGCAGTCTTTTAACTATGAGGAGATCAAAACTTTCCAGTTTAAAGTTCAGGCCACAGACTCTGGTGCTCCTCCACTCAGCAGCAACGTGACTGTGAACGTTTTTATCCTGGATGAGAATGACAACAGTCCTGGGATTCTCGCGCCCTATTCTGAACACGGCTCCGTTAACGCTGAGAACGTTCCCTATTCTGCTGAAGCGGGCTACTTTGTGGCCAAGATCAGGGCTGTAGACGCCGACTCTGGCTACAATGCGCTGCTTTCTTATCACATCTCTGAGCCCAAGGGAATCAACCTCTTCCGAATCGGAACCAGCAGCGGGGAACTGAGGACTAAGAGGAGAATGAGTGACAATGACCTGAAAACTCACCCGTTGCTCGTGTTGGTTTCTGATAACGGAGAACCCTCACTGTCAGCGACTGTGTCTATTGATGTAGTGGTGGTTGAAAGTACAGGTGAAATCCAGACTCAGTTCAGAAATGTACCGAGAAAGGAGGAGAACTTCTCTGATTTAAACCTGTATTTGCTGATCGCCATTTCCTCGGTATCAGTGATATTTTTACTGAGCCTCATCAGTTTAATAGCTGTAAAATGCCACAGGACAGAGGACAGTTTCAGAAGGTACAGCGCCCCAATGATCACCACACACCCTGACGGAAGCTGGTCTTACTCTAAATCTACTCAGCAGTATGACGTGTGTTTCAGCTCAGACACACTGAAGAGTGACGTAGTGGTTTTCCCCGCTCCGTATCCACCTGCAGATGCAGAACTGATCAGTATTAATGGAAATGACACGTTTAACAGGACTCAGACGTTACCCAACAAAGAGGAGGTAAGAGTAATACATAAATGGGCCGATTTATCTATTGCATCATACCTGTATTACTCATTTGAACTCCTTGCAGTCAAATAA
- the LOC106611686 gene encoding protocadherin alpha-8-like produces the protein MGRRRHTERVWILCVALLCLFDWSAAQISYSVSEEVDKGTFVGNLAKDLNLNVQELESRGLRIVSGHSKMYLEANLKTGILYVNERIDREELCPNMVKCSLNIEAILSHPMLLHRIEVNILDINDNAPAFDETLHTFNISESSSKGERYLLPLAVDADTGINSVNSYKLSPNEHFSLDVQSGGEQSVSAELVLQKALDREKQPVIKLTLTAVDGGKPPRSGTLQIIVNVIDANDNSPTFSKPLYKVRVNENAPFGTVVVKLIATDLDEGVNGKIEYSFIKRANLNPSVLFDINSETGEIMVRGNLDYEGSPAYEIRVQATDQGSSPRSAHGKVLVEVIDVNDNVPEILVTSLMSPVKEDAEIGTVVALVTVTDKDGGKNGLTNCKLVGSVPFNLRSNYKNYYSLVVDGPLDRESASQYNVIITATDEGTPPLSSTSVITVHVSDVNDNAPRFSEPIINVYVKENSPVGDVIYTISAFDPDSDENTKMTYLLLDKSVSISSSVNINSDTGDIISLQSFNYEEMKTFQFKVQATDSGVPPLSSNVTVNVFILDENDHSPGILAPYSEHGSVNAENVPYSAEAGYFVAKIRAVDADSGYNALLSYHISEPKGTNLFRIGTSTGELRTKRRMSDNDLKTHPLVVLVSDNGEPSLSATVSIDVVVVESTGEIQTQFRNVPRKEENFSDLNLYLLIAISSVSVIFLLSLISLIAVKCHRTEDSFRRYSAPMITTHPDGSWSYSKSTQQYDVCFSSDTLKSDVVVFPAPYPPADAELISINGNDTFNRTQTLPNKEEVRSIDYFLLNYM, from the coding sequence ATGGGTCGTCGAAGACATACAGAACGCGTTTGGATCCTGTGCGTCGCGTTGCTTTGTTTATTTGACTGGTCTGCAGCGCAGATCTCTTACTCCGTTTCAGAGGAGGTGGACAAAGGCACGTTTGTGGGGAATCTGGCTAAGGATTTAAACCTTAATGTTCAGGAACTGGAGTCGAGGGGTCTGAGGATTGTATCGGGACACAGCAAGATGTATCTTGAGGCTAATTTGAAAACGGGGATTCTGTACGTTAACGAGAGAATTGACAGAGAGGAGCTTTGTCCAAATATGGTAAAGTGCTCTTTAAACATAGAGGCCATACTGAGCCATCCTATGCTTCTCCACCGTATTGAGGTGAATATTTTAGACATCAATGACAATGCGCCGGCCTTTGATGAAACATTGCACACATTTAATATATCTGAGTCATCATCAAAGGGCGAACGATATTTGCTTCCTCTCGCAGTTGACGCAGATACGGGCATTAACTCGGTAAACAGCTACAAGCTGAGCCCGAATGAACACTTCTCCCTGGATGTACAGAGCGGTGGAGAGCAGAGTGTGTCTGCTGAGTTAGTGCTGCAGAAAGCTTTAGACCGAGAGAAACAGCCCGTTATAAAGCTCACACTGACCGCTGTAGATGGAGGAAAACCTCCTAGATCCGGGACGTTACAGATCATTGTTAACGTGATTGATGCAAATGATAATTCACCTACTTTTAGCAAACCGCTGTATAAAGTCCGAGTAAATGAAAATGCTCCGTTTGGAACTGTAGTCGTAAAACTTATTGCCACAGATTTAGATGAAGGGGTTAACGGTAAGATTGAATATTCCTTTATCAAACGTGCCAACTTGAACCCGTCTGTTTTATTTGATATAAATTCAGAAACAGGTGAAATTATGGTCAGGGGGAATTTGGATTATGAGGGAAGTCCTGCATATGAAATTCGAGTGCAGGCGACAGACCAAGGCTCCTCCCCCCGTAGTGCACACGGTAAAGTGTTAGTTGAAGTTATTGATGTCAATGACAATGTCCCTGAAATATTGGTGACGTCACTCATGAGCCCAGTCAAAGAGGATGCTGAGATAGGGACAGTGGTCGCCTTGGTGACAGTAACTGATAAAGACGGAGGTAAAAACGGCCTCACCAATTGTAAGCTTGTTGGATCTGTTCCTTTTAATTTGAGATCGAACTACAAAAACTATTATTCCTTAGTGGTCGACGGGCCTCTGGACAGGGAGAGCGCTTCTCAGTATAATGTCATCATCACAGCTACTGATGAAGGGACCCCGCCTCTCTCCAGCACCAGCGTTATTACAGTACACGTTTCTGATGTAAATGACAACGCTCCTCGCTTCTCAGAACCCATTATTAATGTTTATGTGAAAGAGAACAGTCCGGTAGGAGACGTCATTTATACAATATCTGCTTTTGATCCAGATTCAGATGAAAATACGAAGATGACGTATTTGCTATTAGATAAAAGCGTTTCAATATCATCATCTGTAAATATAAACTCAGATACTGGAGATATAATCAGTCTGCAGTCTTTTAACTATGAGGAGATGAAAACTTTCCAGTTTAAAGTTCAGGCCACAGACTCTGGTGTTCCTCCACTCAGCAGCAACGTGACTGTGAACGTTTTTATCCTGGATGAGAATGACCACAGTCCTGGGATTCTCGCGCCCTATTCTGAACACGGCTCCGTTAACGCTGAGAACGTTCCCTATTCTGCTGAAGCGGGCTACTTTGTGGCCAAGATCAGGGCTGTAGACGCCGACTCTGGCTACAATGCGCTGCTTTCATATCACATCTCTGAGCCCAAGGGAACCAACCTCTTCCGAATCGGAACCAGCACCGGGGAACTGAGGACTAAGAGGAGAATGAGTGACAATGACCTGAAAACTCACCCGTTGGTCGTGTTGGTTTCTGATAACGGAGAACCCTCACTGTCAGCGACTGTGTCTATTGATGTAGTGGTGGTTGAAAGTACAGGTGAAATCCAGACTCAGTTCAGAAATGTACCGAGAAAGGAGGAGAACTTCTCTGATTTAAACCTGTATTTGCTGATCGCCATTTCCTCGGTATCAGTGATATTTTTACTGAGCCTCATCAGTTTAATAGCTGTAAAATGCCACAGGACAGAGGACAGTTTCAGAAGGTACAGCGCCCCAATGATCACCACACACCCTGACGGAAGCTGGTCTTACTCTAAATCTACTCAGCAGTATGACGTGTGTTTCAGCTCAGACACACTGAAGAGTGACGTAGTGGTTTTCCCCGCTCCGTATCCACCTGCAGATGCAGAACTGATCAGTATTAATGGAAATGACACGTTTAACAGGACTCAGACGTTACCCAACAAAGAGGAGGTAAGATCTATTGACTATTTTCTATTGAATTATATGTGA
- the LOC123744649 gene encoding protocadherin alpha-2-like — MDMSLFSIGLINIVQAAMGRRRQRERVWILCVALLCLFDWSAAQISYSVSEEVDKGTFVGNLAKDLNLNVQELESRGLRIVSGQSKRYFEANMKTGVLFVDDRIDREELCPNMVKCSLNVEAILSHPIFLHRVEVNILDINDNAPSFLEQYHTFNISESSSPGDRYPLPIANDADTGSNSVNSYKLSPNEHFSLDVQSGGEQSVSAELVLQKALDREKQPVIQLTLTAVDGGKPPRSGNSQIIVNVIDVNDNTPTFAKPLYKVRVNENASFGTKILKLDASDLDEGFNGELVYSFSKRGSVDSADVFSIDAQSGEITLKGKLDYEENAAYEIRVQATDQGSSPRSGYSKVLVEVIDVNDNAPEITVTSLMSPVKEDAEIGTVVALVTVTDKDGSKSGLTNCNIIGSVPFKLKSNYKNYYSLVVDGPLDRESASQYNVTITATDEGTPPLSSTSVITVHVSDVNDNAPRFSEPVINVYVKENSPVGDVIYTISAFDPDSDENIKMTYSLLDKSVSVSSSVNINSDTGDIISLQSFNYEEIKTFQFKVQATDSGVPPLSSNVTVNVFILDENDNSPGILAPYSEHGSVNAENVPYSAEAGYFVAKIRAVDADSGYNALLSYHISEPKGTNLFRIGTSTGELRTKRRMSDNDLKTHPLVVLVSDNGEPSLSATVSIDVVVVESTGEIQTQFRNVPRKEENFSDLNLYLLIAISSVSVIFLLSLISLIAVKCHRTEDSFRRYSAPMITTHPDGSWSYSKSTQQYDVCFSSDTLKSDVVVFPAPYPPADAELISINGNDTFNRTQTLPNKEEVRFIHNWADFGF, encoded by the coding sequence ATGGATATGTCACTATTTTCTATTGGATTAATTAATATTGTACAAGCAGCGATGGGTCGTCGAAGACAGAGAGAACGCGTTTGGATCCTGTGCGTCGCGTTGCTTTGTTTATTTGACTGGTCTGCAGCGCAGATCTCTTACTCCGTTTCAGAGGAGGTGGACAAAGGCACGTTTGTGGGGAATCTGGCTAAGGATTTAAACCTTAATGTTCAGGAACTGGAGTCGAGGGGTCTAAGGATTGTATCGGGACAGAGTAAGAGGTATTTCGAAGCTAATATGAAAACGGGGGTACTGTTCGTTGACGACAGAATAGACAGGGAGGAGCTTTGTCCGAATATGGTAAAATGCTCATTAAATGTAGAGGCCATATTGAGCCACCCTATTTTTCTCCACCGCGTTGAAGTGAATATTTTAGACATCAATGACAATGCACCATCTTTCCTCGAACAATATCATACATTTAACATTTCCGAGTCTTCATCACCTGGAGATAGATATCCACTACCGATAGCGAATGACGCAGATACGGGCAGTAACTCGGTAAACAGCTACAAGCTGAGCCCGAATGAACACTTCTCCCTGGATGTACAGAGCGGTGGAGAGCAGAGTGTGTCTGCTGAGTTAGTGCTGCAGAAAGCTTTAGACCGAGAGAAACAGCCCGTTATCCAGCTCACACTGACCGCTGTAGATGGAGGAAAACCTCCTAGATCCGGGAATTCACAGATTATTGTCAACGTAATAGATGTCAATGATAACACGCCAACATTTGCTAAACCACTTTACAAGGTCCGTGTTAATGAAAATGCTTCCTTTGGGACAAAAATATTAAAGTTGGATGCATCCGATTTAGACGAGGGTTTCAATGGTGAACTTGTTTACTCATTTAGCAAACGTGGTAGTGTTGACTCTGCCGATGTGTTTTCTATCGATGCACAAAGTGGTGAAATTACTCTAAAAGGGAAATTGGATTATGAAGAAAATGCAGCATATGAAATTAGGGTTCAGGCGACGGACCAAGGCTCCTCGCCTCGCAGTGGTTATTCTAAAGTGTTAGTAGAAGTTATTGATGTCAATGACAATGCTCCTGAAATCACAGTAACATCACTTATGAGCCCAGTTAAAGAGGATGCTGAGATAGGGACCGTGGTCGCCTTGGTGACCGTAACTGATAAAGATGGCAGTAAAAGCGGCCTCACTAACTGTAATATTATTGGGTCTGTTCCTTTTAAACTAAAGTCAAACTATAAAAACTATTATTCGTTAGTGGTCGACGGGCCTCTGGACAGAGAGAGCGCTTCTCAGTATAATGTCACCATCACAGCTACTGATGAAGGGACCCCGCCTCTCTCCAGCACCAGCGTTATTACAGTACACGTTTCTGATGTAAATGACAACGCTCCTCGCTTCTCAGAACCGGTGATTAATGTTTATGTGAAAGAGAACAGTCCGGTAGGAGACGTCATTTATACGATATCTGCTTTTGATCCAGATTCAGATGAAAATATAAAGATGACGTATTCGTTATTAGATAAAAGCGTTTCAGTATCATCATCTGTAAATATAAACTCAGATACTGGAGATATAATCAGTCTGCAGTCTTTTAACTATGAGGAGATCAAAACTTTCCAGTTTAAAGTTCAGGCCACAGACTCTGGTGTTCCTCCACTCAGCAGCAACGTGACTGTGAACGTTTTTATCCTGGATGAGAATGACAACAGTCCTGGGATTCTCGCGCCCTATTCTGAACACGGCTCCGTTAACGCTGAGAACGTTCCCTATTCTGCTGAAGCGGGCTACTTTGTGGCCAAGATCAGGGCTGTAGACGCCGACTCTGGCTACAATGCGCTGCTTTCTTATCACATCTCTGAGCCCAAGGGAACCAACCTCTTCCGAATCGGAACCAGCACCGGGGAACTGAGGACTAAGAGGAGAATGAGTGACAATGACCTGAAAACTCACCCTCTGGTCGTGTTGGTTTCTGATAACGGAGAACCCTCACTGTCAGCGACTGTGTCTATTGATGTAGTGGTGGTTGAAAGTACAGGTGAAATCCAGACTCAGTTCAGAAATGTACCGAGAAAGGAGGAGAACTTCTCTGATTTAAACCTGTATTTGCTGATCGCCATTTCCTCGGTATCAGTGATATTTTTACTGAGCCTCATCAGTTTAATAGCTGTAAAATGCCACAGGACAGAGGACAGTTTCAGAAGGTACAGCGCCCCAATGATCACCACACACCCTGACGGAAGCTGGTCTTACTCTAAATCTACTCAGCAGTATGACGTGTGTTTCAGCTCAGACACACTGAAGAGTGACGTAGTGGTTTTCCCCGCTCCGTATCCACCTGCAGATGCAGAACTGATCAGTATTAATGGAAATGACACGTTTAACAGGACTCAGACGTTACCCAACAAAGAGGAGGTAAGATTTATACATAACTGGGCCGATTTTGGTTTTTAA